Proteins found in one uncultured Desulfuromonas sp. genomic segment:
- a CDS encoding pseudouridine synthase: MATAERLQKLIAQAGLASRRQAEQWLKDGRVRVNGCPVSLGDKADPSVDRIEVDGKPLPRAEQKLYLLLNKPLGYVTTLKDPQGRPTIRRFLKGIPQRVYPVGRLDVNSEGLLLLTNDGALTQHLLHPRHQVSKIYRVKVNGRISPQACRQLEQGVELEDGVTAPAVVRNVHHSPRNSWFDLEIREGRNRQVRRMCRGVGYEVSALKRIQIGFLQLGTLAKGQCRSLTPKEIQDLKSLSRQ; the protein is encoded by the coding sequence ATGGCAACAGCTGAACGTTTACAAAAATTGATTGCCCAGGCCGGATTGGCATCGCGTCGCCAAGCCGAACAGTGGCTCAAAGATGGCAGGGTCCGCGTCAACGGGTGTCCGGTGTCGCTTGGGGACAAGGCTGACCCGTCCGTTGATCGCATAGAGGTCGATGGAAAGCCGTTACCGCGGGCGGAACAGAAACTCTACCTGCTTCTGAATAAACCCCTAGGCTATGTGACAACACTCAAAGATCCCCAAGGACGACCAACGATCCGTCGTTTTCTCAAAGGCATTCCTCAGCGGGTTTACCCGGTTGGGCGTCTTGATGTCAACAGTGAAGGATTGCTGTTGTTAACCAATGATGGTGCCCTGACTCAGCATCTGCTGCATCCGCGTCATCAGGTCAGTAAAATCTACCGGGTCAAAGTTAATGGGCGAATCAGCCCTCAGGCCTGTCGGCAGCTTGAGCAGGGGGTGGAGCTGGAGGATGGTGTGACGGCTCCGGCCGTGGTGCGCAATGTTCATCATTCACCGCGCAACAGCTGGTTCGATCTGGAAATTCGTGAAGGACGCAACCGTCAGGTGCGGCGTATGTGTCGGGGAGTCGGCTATGAGGTGAGTGCTTTGAAACGGATTCAAATTGGTTTTCTTCAATTAGGAACACTGGCCAAAGGGCAATGCCGTTCTTTGACCCCCAAGGAAATTCAGGATCTTAAGTCCCTGTCCAGACAATAG
- a CDS encoding segregation/condensation protein A: MDKLLETPPPVAYQVHLESFDGPLDLLLHLVQKNEMDIYDISMAQITRQYLDYLDKMKEHNLDIASEFLVMAATLMYIKSRMLLPRRDADEGEEDEIDPRAELVQRLLEYRRYKDGAEQLEGYPQLNRDVFARPDGIEGVADDDPEPMVHDVGVYDLVKALRELLEEAPPPPVHAVNTSALTVAQGLRRLLARLRHEEMVSFRDCFSPSPQRDEIVVTFIAVLELVKLQLCRVVQLNQKGTLYLYPAESVRRGEVGRLEGVDHEYQ; the protein is encoded by the coding sequence GTGGATAAATTGCTCGAAACCCCGCCTCCTGTTGCCTATCAAGTGCATCTGGAAAGTTTTGACGGACCCCTTGATCTGCTACTGCACCTGGTCCAAAAAAATGAGATGGATATCTATGATATCTCGATGGCCCAGATCACTCGGCAATATCTTGATTATCTTGACAAGATGAAGGAACACAATCTCGATATCGCCAGTGAATTTCTCGTCATGGCCGCAACGTTGATGTACATAAAATCGCGGATGTTGCTGCCGCGACGTGATGCGGATGAGGGAGAAGAGGACGAGATTGATCCTCGGGCTGAGCTGGTTCAGCGTTTGCTCGAATACCGACGTTACAAGGATGGTGCCGAGCAGTTGGAGGGCTATCCGCAACTCAATCGCGATGTGTTTGCACGTCCGGATGGCATTGAGGGTGTCGCTGATGACGATCCTGAGCCGATGGTTCACGATGTGGGCGTCTACGATCTGGTCAAGGCTTTGCGTGAATTACTTGAGGAGGCACCGCCCCCTCCGGTTCATGCGGTCAATACCTCGGCCCTGACTGTGGCACAAGGGCTGCGTCGGTTATTGGCTCGGCTGCGCCATGAGGAGATGGTGTCGTTTCGCGACTGTTTTTCACCCTCACCGCAACGTGATGAGATTGTCGTCACCTTTATCGCTGTTTTGGAACTGGTCAAGTTGCAGTTATGTCGAGTTGTCCAGCTTAACCAGAAAGGGACCCTCTATCTTTATCCGGCGGAATCTGTGCGTCGCGGCGAGGTGGGGCGGCTTGAAGGAGTCGATCATGAATACCAATGA
- a CDS encoding AAA family ATPase, protein MSYTEYFGLEREAFSNAPDARFYFDSEQHSQALTRVLRAVDSNKGLAVLVGGIGSGKTTLARRMLDTLPVEMYESSLLVMVHSGITPEWILTRIAMQLGVTNPAADRMTVLKQLYERLLEIDKQGRRAVVLIDEAQMLQTRALMEEFRGLLNLEIPGKKLLNVIFFGLPEVEECLRLDEPLAQRVAMRYYLHSLNAESTLAYIKHRLQVSGAKNMLFSGPAVKLIFQYSAGVPRLINTLCDNCLFEAYLQKLTGVVPQIVQSVAGDLGLAQLPITQATQGVDAHLSKIETTLSKMEKRRS, encoded by the coding sequence ATGAGCTATACCGAATATTTCGGCCTGGAACGAGAGGCCTTTTCAAATGCCCCGGATGCCCGGTTTTACTTTGACAGTGAACAGCACAGTCAGGCTCTAACGCGTGTTTTAAGGGCTGTTGACTCCAATAAAGGTCTGGCCGTTCTGGTGGGCGGTATCGGCTCGGGCAAGACCACTCTGGCTCGGCGTATGCTCGATACTCTGCCTGTAGAGATGTATGAATCCTCGTTGCTGGTGATGGTGCATTCCGGGATTACACCGGAATGGATCTTGACCCGTATCGCCATGCAACTTGGTGTTACCAATCCGGCAGCGGATCGTATGACGGTGCTCAAGCAACTTTATGAGCGGTTGTTGGAGATTGACAAGCAGGGGCGTCGGGCTGTGGTGTTGATTGATGAAGCTCAGATGTTGCAAACCCGGGCTTTGATGGAAGAGTTTCGTGGTTTGCTCAATCTGGAAATACCCGGTAAAAAGTTGCTTAATGTGATCTTTTTCGGACTGCCGGAAGTTGAAGAATGTCTGCGTCTTGATGAACCCCTCGCACAGCGTGTCGCTATGCGTTATTATCTCCATTCTTTGAATGCAGAGTCGACTCTGGCTTATATTAAACACCGTTTGCAGGTGTCTGGAGCAAAAAACATGTTGTTTTCCGGGCCAGCCGTCAAGCTGATTTTTCAATACTCTGCTGGTGTCCCCCGCTTGATCAATACGTTGTGCGATAATTGTCTGTTTGAGGCCTATTTGCAGAAACTGACCGGAGTGGTGCCGCAGATCGTGCAAAGCGTGGCAGGTGATTTGGGTCTGGCTCAGTTGCCGATTACGCAGGCAACTCAAGGCGTGGATGCGCATCTGAGTAAAATTGAAACCACGTTGTCCAAGATGGAAAAGCGGCGTTCCTGA
- the scpB gene encoding SMC-Scp complex subunit ScpB, whose translation MNTNDSLLKARLEAVLFSSDEPLRFDRLQALFEVETTVLRQALQELMVEYAQENRGVVLQEVAGGFQIRTRAEYAPWILKLNKSRVTRLSKAATESLAIIAYRQPVTRAEIEYLRGVDSGGVVRMLMEKQLVKIVGKKDVPGRPLLYGTSRHFLEFFGLKDLTELPNLQEFAAPEDGALSLEMDFDGHGNS comes from the coding sequence ATGAATACCAATGACAGCCTCCTCAAGGCGCGTCTGGAGGCGGTTTTGTTCAGTAGCGACGAACCGTTGCGATTTGATCGTTTGCAGGCCTTGTTTGAGGTTGAAACCACAGTTCTGCGTCAGGCACTGCAGGAGCTGATGGTTGAATATGCCCAGGAGAATCGCGGCGTGGTATTGCAGGAGGTGGCTGGTGGCTTTCAGATCCGGACCCGAGCTGAATACGCTCCGTGGATTTTGAAGCTTAATAAAAGTCGTGTGACCCGCCTTTCCAAGGCCGCGACGGAAAGCTTGGCGATTATCGCTTACCGTCAACCGGTGACCCGGGCGGAAATTGAATATTTGCGTGGTGTTGACTCCGGAGGTGTGGTGCGCATGCTGATGGAAAAACAACTGGTGAAGATTGTCGGTAAGAAAGATGTTCCCGGTCGTCCTCTGCTCTATGGAACCAGCCGCCATTTTCTCGAGTTTTTCGGATTGAAGGATTTAACAGAATTGCCCAATTTGCAGGAGTTTGCCGCTCCTGAAGACGGGGCCCTTTCTTTGGAAATGGATTTTGACGGGCATGGCAACAGCTGA
- a CDS encoding tetratricopeptide repeat protein codes for MANKDKILATAQKYLQKNNLARAVKEYLKVLKIDERDVRSRQKLAELYSRLGKTEEALAEYETVAAHYAENTFYLKAIAVYKQMQKLDPQNTAYTLKLAKLNEQQGLVGNALSEYRVLLQHHQHYEEHDEVIKVLLRMQELDPENITIGMQMAEFYAKIDKTDEAIQAFEKVEQRIHDLGNYKQLQKFYERFSQVWPDNLGVKVNYGVAMIEFGEPLVGVQFLSKLQRQHPQDLAVLSALALGCHACNEFSHELECLQKMVQVEPDNLDYWLRLYQASVDVEQYELTLSSLEKKREAFFAAERVAELKPYYEKMYEVFPDNKDLLSSLHAVYEHLGEGEKLFNVLSGEDSSADDLFAGGGEDDFTPSEDFAAGDVNAVDTLSFDDMTPAANDESASGDPVEFEELEFDLVDDVQGEADEASFDDISFDLSDDDSGGSLPVDIQTDLEEADFYLQQGLLDEADQVCKRLAQACPGNADVQQRLDAIASRRQGSKPETAARTEPQPGTSPVQAQAADSEESFDLDMVIDDSFVAPLENVDLNMGEEDIDSSLEGTLGQSNAVDEMPALADSQRGVQTVIGDEDTESAYNLGVAYKEMGLYDDAIAEFDKSIRSPLRKIDSLALKAACYIDQQKFDQAEDVLTQGLSDSLLSTKDRVVLYYETGLLYEAWHRYADALASYQVVADNDATFRDVSIKIIELKELVDDDSGSAQGESRVSYL; via the coding sequence GTGGCAAATAAAGATAAAATTTTAGCGACAGCCCAAAAGTATCTGCAGAAAAATAATCTCGCCAGAGCGGTTAAAGAGTATCTGAAGGTGCTGAAAATCGATGAGCGGGATGTGCGCAGTCGCCAGAAGCTTGCGGAACTCTACAGTCGACTTGGAAAGACTGAAGAGGCATTAGCGGAATATGAAACCGTTGCAGCGCACTATGCTGAAAACACTTTCTACCTTAAGGCTATTGCGGTTTACAAGCAGATGCAGAAGCTTGACCCGCAGAATACCGCCTATACTCTGAAGCTGGCCAAACTCAATGAACAGCAGGGACTGGTTGGTAATGCCCTGTCTGAATACCGCGTACTGTTGCAACACCATCAGCACTATGAAGAGCATGATGAAGTGATTAAAGTTCTGCTGCGCATGCAGGAACTTGATCCCGAGAATATCACCATCGGCATGCAGATGGCCGAGTTCTACGCCAAGATCGATAAAACCGATGAAGCGATCCAGGCCTTTGAAAAGGTGGAACAGCGCATTCACGATCTGGGCAATTACAAGCAACTGCAAAAATTTTACGAGCGTTTCTCCCAGGTGTGGCCCGACAATCTGGGCGTCAAGGTGAATTATGGCGTGGCCATGATTGAGTTTGGTGAGCCTTTGGTCGGTGTTCAGTTCTTGAGCAAACTGCAACGGCAACATCCTCAGGACCTTGCTGTTTTGTCGGCCCTGGCTCTTGGTTGTCATGCCTGCAATGAATTCTCCCATGAACTTGAATGTCTGCAGAAAATGGTCCAGGTCGAGCCAGACAATCTGGATTATTGGTTGCGCCTTTATCAGGCCAGTGTTGATGTTGAGCAATACGAGCTGACCCTGAGCTCTCTGGAGAAGAAACGTGAGGCGTTTTTTGCAGCCGAACGTGTTGCCGAGCTGAAACCGTATTACGAAAAGATGTATGAGGTTTTTCCAGATAACAAAGACCTGCTGTCCTCCCTTCACGCGGTTTATGAGCATCTTGGTGAAGGGGAAAAATTGTTTAATGTCCTGTCCGGCGAAGACTCTTCAGCAGACGATCTTTTTGCCGGTGGTGGCGAAGACGACTTCACTCCGAGCGAAGATTTTGCTGCTGGCGATGTGAATGCGGTTGATACCCTCAGCTTTGACGATATGACCCCTGCGGCCAATGACGAGAGTGCTTCAGGTGACCCTGTTGAATTTGAAGAACTGGAGTTTGATCTCGTCGACGATGTCCAGGGTGAAGCGGACGAGGCCTCCTTCGATGATATCAGTTTTGATCTCAGTGATGATGACAGTGGCGGCTCGCTACCTGTTGATATTCAGACCGATCTGGAAGAAGCGGACTTCTACCTGCAACAAGGACTTCTTGATGAAGCCGATCAGGTTTGCAAACGTCTGGCTCAAGCGTGCCCCGGTAATGCCGATGTTCAACAGCGTCTCGACGCCATCGCATCACGACGCCAAGGGAGCAAGCCGGAAACTGCAGCCCGGACTGAACCGCAGCCGGGCACGTCGCCGGTTCAGGCGCAGGCTGCGGACAGTGAGGAATCATTTGATCTCGACATGGTGATTGATGATTCCTTTGTCGCTCCGTTGGAAAATGTCGACCTCAACATGGGTGAGGAGGATATTGACTCCAGCCTTGAAGGAACCTTGGGGCAGTCGAATGCTGTGGATGAGATGCCTGCTCTGGCGGATTCTCAGCGCGGGGTTCAAACGGTTATCGGTGATGAAGATACCGAATCGGCTTACAACCTCGGCGTAGCCTATAAAGAGATGGGTCTTTATGATGATGCTATTGCTGAATTTGATAAGTCGATCCGCAGTCCGCTACGTAAAATTGACAGCTTGGCCCTTAAGGCGGCTTGCTATATTGATCAGCAGAAATTTGATCAGGCTGAAGATGTTCTGACGCAGGGGCTGTCTGACTCTTTGTTGAGTACCAAGGACCGTGTTGTGCTGTATTATGAAACCGGTCTTCTTTACGAGGCATGGCATCGCTATGCTGATGCTCTAGCCAGCTATCAGGTGGTGGCGGATAACGATGCCACGTTCCGTGATGTCAGTATCAAAATCATAGAACTCAAGGAGTTGGTCGACGACGACTCTGGTTCAGCACAAGGTGAATCACGTGTTTCGTATTTATAA